From a single Sander vitreus isolate 19-12246 chromosome 2, sanVit1, whole genome shotgun sequence genomic region:
- the LOC144527170 gene encoding keratin, type I cytoskeletal 19-like: MSMYLSGYPSMSVSSMTVPRRAMSVHAGAGRQNVRVSYASNNLGASFDLAEAVNGSRGAGGSVFVSGSEKVTMQNLNDRLATYLEKVRSLESANTLLERQIREWYDKQTPTVRDYSKYQAIINDLRKKISAATQDNARLMLQIDNARLAQEDFRIKFENEMAVRMSVEADIAGLRKVLDDLTMARSDMEMQVEGLKEELVYLKKNHAEEMAAMRSHVNASSVNVEMDASPKETLTSTLEQIRSQYEGITEKNRREMEVWYKGKFDELNSQVATSTETLQTSRSEINDLKRTLQSLQIELQSQHSLKSALEGQLVETESRYSLKLNQLQAMVNSMEEELRQMRQDIERQRNDYQVLLDIKTRLEMEIAEYRRLLDGEDSNKSVSTVQKTVVKEVVKEVKPVITQRRKVVIEEIIDGKVVSRTVGEDTEIVKN; encoded by the exons ATGAGTATGTATCTATCAGGGTATCCCAGCATGTCCGTGTCCTCTATGACAGTCCCCAGGCGGGCTATGAGCGTCCACGCCGGCGCAGGTCGTCAAAACGTCCGGGTGTCCTACGCATCCAACAACCTCGGCGCTTCCTTTGACTTGGCAGAAGCCGTCAATGGCTCCCGAGGCGCCGGTGGAAGTGTCTTCGTTTCAGGCAGCGAGAAAGTGACCATGCAGAACCTCAATGACCGCCTGGCCACCTACTTGGAAAAAGTGCGCTCCCTAGAGTCCGCCAATACGCTGCTGGAGCGTCAAATCCGCGAGTGGTACGACAAGCAGACCCCCACCGTCAGGGACTACAGCAAGTATCAGGCAATCATCAACGACCTGCGCAAAAAG ATCAGTGCTGCCACACAGGACAATGCCAGACTGATGCTGCAGATTGACAATGCCAGACTGGCACAGGAGGATTTCAGAATCAA GTTTGAGAACGAAATGGCTGTACGCATGTCAGTGGAGGCGGACATTGCCGGACTGCGCAAGGTTCTGGATGACCTGACCATGGCCCGGTCTGACATGGAGATGCAGGTGGAGGGCCTGAAGGAGGAGCTGGTCTACCTGAAGAAGAACCATGCAGAG GAGATGGCAGCTATGCGTTCCCATGTTAACGCCAGCTCTGTGAACGTGGAGATGGATGCCAGTCCTAAGGAGACCCTGACCAGCACCCTGGAACAGATCAGATCTCAGTACGAGGGCATCACTGAGAAGAACCGCCGTGAAATGGAGGTCTGGTACAAGGGCAAG TTTGACGAACTGAACAGTCAGGTGGCGACCAGCACAGAGACCCTCCAGACCTCCCGAAGTGAGATCAACGATCTCAAGAGGACCCTGCAGTCCCTGCAGATTGAGCTGCAGTCCCAGCACAGCCTG AAATCTGCCTTGGAGGGACAGCTGGTGGAGACGGAGTCCCGCTACAGCCTGAAGCTGAACCAGCTCCAGGCCATGGTCAACTCCATGGAGGAGGAGCTCAGACAGATGAGGCAGGACATCGAGAGGCAGCGCAACGACTACCAGGTGCTGCTGGACATCAAGACCCGGCTGGAGATGGAGATCGCTGAGTACAGGAGACTGCTGGATGGAGAGGACTCAAA TAAATCTGTTTCCACTGTACAAAAGACTGTGGTCAAAGAAGTGGTCAAAGAAGTCAAAC CCGTCATAACCCAGCGGAGGAAGGTGGTGATCGAGGAGATCATTGATGGAAAAGTGGTGTCCCGCACCGTAGGCGAGGACACAGAGATCGTCAAGAATTAG